From one Mycobacterium colombiense CECT 3035 genomic stretch:
- a CDS encoding osmoprotectant NAGGN system M42 family peptidase — MGQTAAMAEADRAWMIDTLLALLQTPSPSGRTDAVMQVIGDIFDDFGVPFTLTRRGALTAELAGESATTDRALVVHSDTIGCMVRDLKDNGRLEIVPVGTFSARFAAGARVRIFIDDPDEFITGTVMPLKASGHAFGDEIDTQPTDWEHVEVRIDRRVSTREDLVRLGLQVGDFVALITSPELTADGFIVSRHLDGKAGVAIALALAKNFSENKVVLPHRTTIMVTITEEVGHGASHGLPADVAELVSVDNAVCAPGQHSLEDGVTIPMADMHGPFDYHLTRKLCRLAQEQGIPFARDIFRYYRSDAAAAIEAGANTRAALVGFGLDGSHGWERTHIDSLEAAYNLLHCWLQTPLTFAKWDAKPTGSLRDFPSSKQPAPSERWVPLSRGDYESPGDASPGTVWPPSEGPQA; from the coding sequence GGCCGACCGCGCGTGGATGATCGACACGCTGCTCGCGCTGCTGCAGACCCCGAGCCCGTCGGGACGCACGGACGCGGTGATGCAGGTCATCGGCGACATTTTCGACGACTTCGGGGTGCCGTTCACCCTGACCCGGCGCGGCGCGCTGACGGCCGAACTGGCCGGTGAGTCCGCGACCACCGACCGGGCGCTGGTGGTCCACTCCGACACCATCGGCTGCATGGTCCGCGACCTCAAGGACAACGGCCGCCTCGAAATCGTTCCCGTCGGCACCTTTTCGGCGCGGTTCGCCGCGGGCGCCCGGGTGCGCATCTTCATCGACGACCCCGACGAGTTCATCACCGGCACGGTCATGCCGCTGAAGGCCAGTGGGCACGCGTTCGGCGACGAGATCGACACCCAGCCCACGGACTGGGAGCACGTCGAGGTTCGCATCGACCGCAGGGTCTCAACGCGGGAGGACCTGGTTCGGCTGGGCCTGCAGGTCGGCGATTTCGTGGCCTTGATCACCAGCCCCGAGCTCACCGCCGACGGTTTCATCGTCTCCCGTCATCTGGACGGGAAGGCGGGCGTGGCGATCGCGCTCGCCCTGGCCAAGAACTTCTCCGAGAACAAAGTGGTGCTGCCGCACCGCACCACGATCATGGTCACCATCACCGAGGAGGTCGGCCACGGGGCCAGTCACGGCCTGCCCGCGGACGTCGCCGAGTTGGTATCGGTGGACAACGCGGTGTGCGCGCCCGGCCAGCATTCCCTCGAGGACGGTGTGACGATCCCGATGGCCGACATGCACGGCCCGTTCGACTATCACCTGACCCGGAAGCTCTGCCGGCTCGCACAGGAGCAGGGAATTCCGTTCGCCCGCGACATTTTTCGCTACTACCGCTCCGATGCGGCCGCGGCCATCGAGGCCGGGGCCAACACCCGTGCGGCGCTGGTCGGCTTCGGGCTCGACGGCAGTCATGGCTGGGAACGCACGCACATTGACTCGCTGGAGGCCGCCTACAACCTCCTGCACTGCTGGCTGCAGACACCGTTGACGTTCGCCAAATGGGACGCCAAGCCGACGGGCAGTCTGCGCGACTTTCCCTCGTCGAAGCAGCCCGCACCCAGCGAGCGGTGGGTGCCGCTGTCCCGCGGCGATTACGAAAGTCCCGGCGACGCGTCGCCCGGGACGGTCTGGCCACCATCGGAGGGCCCGCAGGCCTGA
- a CDS encoding class I SAM-dependent methyltransferase has product MTDRQERAMSFGSIAEDYDGLRPHPPQQAVDWLLPPGCEVAVDVGAGTGLFTRTLVGRAAHVVAVEPDARMRAVLAERSPGVRAVAGTGEAIPLPDDSADAVFVSSAWHWMDPERAVPEIGRVLRDGGRFGLIWTSRDRDVDWVRDLEVLPKDDSSELDAPDRFRRRHENVVLPDPQIFHNVARETFGFVRTMKIDDVVAMLATYSRVIIASPDDRAQRLANARAVLAERFPGADSIDIPMQSRCWRADRIARGQRPQACGPSDGGQTVPGDASPGLS; this is encoded by the coding sequence GTGACTGATCGTCAAGAACGCGCGATGTCCTTCGGTTCGATCGCCGAGGACTACGACGGGCTGCGGCCGCATCCACCGCAGCAGGCGGTGGACTGGCTGTTGCCACCGGGGTGTGAGGTCGCCGTCGACGTCGGTGCGGGCACCGGGTTGTTCACCCGCACGCTCGTCGGGCGGGCGGCCCATGTCGTCGCCGTCGAGCCCGATGCGCGGATGCGTGCGGTGCTGGCCGAGCGGTCGCCCGGGGTGCGCGCCGTGGCGGGCACCGGCGAGGCGATCCCTCTCCCCGACGATTCCGCGGACGCGGTGTTCGTGTCGTCGGCGTGGCACTGGATGGATCCCGAACGGGCGGTGCCGGAGATCGGCCGGGTGCTGCGCGACGGCGGGCGGTTCGGGCTGATCTGGACCAGTCGAGACCGCGACGTCGACTGGGTCCGCGACCTCGAGGTGCTGCCCAAGGACGACTCGTCCGAATTGGATGCGCCCGACCGGTTCCGCCGGCGCCACGAAAACGTCGTGCTCCCCGATCCGCAGATCTTCCACAACGTCGCGCGGGAAACCTTCGGGTTCGTGCGGACCATGAAGATCGACGACGTCGTCGCGATGCTTGCCACCTACAGCCGGGTGATCATCGCCTCGCCGGATGACCGCGCGCAGCGGCTCGCCAACGCCCGAGCCGTCCTGGCCGAACGTTTTCCCGGCGCCGATTCGATCGACATCCCGATGCAGTCCCGGTGCTGGCGCGCCGACCGGATCGCCCGCGGCCAGCGGCCTCAGGCCTGCGGGCCCTCCGATGGTGGCCAGACCGTCCCGGGCGACGCGTCGCCGGGACTTTCGTAA
- a CDS encoding GAP family protein codes for MAALALALAGLAFLDSLNVLNVGVVSAVIFDSRLGRRSPIPGALSYIAGVFAVTTAFGVCTVLGIGFITEVLDFHLTPAIRFRGELLLGIVLIGLAYFPLTAQSSAPGWALAAMRQRPWLLGFLGLAVGGGQAPTAVPYLTGLAMLAALHPRPPLWPLIIIAYWAIALSPPLLILGLSTRKTMRAKRIQRAIVRALTRYGPMSVRLLFLVFGTGLIADALVNHSALW; via the coding sequence GTGGCGGCCCTGGCGTTGGCGCTTGCCGGACTGGCGTTTCTCGACTCGCTCAATGTGCTCAACGTGGGAGTGGTCTCGGCCGTCATCTTCGACAGCCGGCTGGGGCGCCGATCGCCGATTCCGGGTGCCTTGAGCTACATCGCGGGCGTGTTCGCGGTGACGACCGCCTTCGGCGTCTGCACCGTGCTGGGCATCGGCTTCATCACCGAGGTGCTCGACTTCCACCTGACACCGGCCATCCGCTTCCGGGGCGAACTGTTGCTGGGTATCGTCCTGATCGGCTTGGCCTACTTCCCGCTGACGGCACAATCCTCGGCGCCGGGTTGGGCGCTGGCGGCGATGCGGCAACGGCCGTGGCTGCTCGGATTTCTGGGGCTGGCGGTGGGCGGTGGCCAGGCCCCGACCGCCGTGCCGTACCTCACCGGCTTGGCGATGCTCGCCGCGCTGCACCCGCGGCCACCGCTCTGGCCGCTGATCATCATCGCCTACTGGGCCATCGCCCTGTCGCCGCCGCTGCTGATCCTCGGCCTCTCGACGAGAAAAACCATGCGCGCCAAGCGCATTCAGCGCGCGATCGTGCGCGCTCTCACCCGCTACGGGCCGATGTCGGTGCGGCTGTTGTTCCTGGTTTTCGGCACCGGCCTGATCGCCGATGCGCTCGTCAATCACAGCGCACTGTGGTGA
- a CDS encoding lipocalin-like domain-containing protein, whose product MTTPTTQDLREYLVGAWTLESYETSDVDGSNVRYPLGTDARGIILYTADGYMSAQLMRADRPPIARGDLQLATGDELAAAARGYLAYAGPYSVLDDGVIAHHVDVSLLPNWIGGTQYRAAQVGDDRLQLGPAEPVLIKGKLRNGRLIWQRAKSARSQEN is encoded by the coding sequence ATGACCACACCCACCACGCAGGATCTGCGGGAGTACCTCGTCGGGGCCTGGACGTTGGAGTCCTACGAGACCTCCGATGTGGACGGCTCGAACGTGCGTTATCCGCTGGGCACCGACGCCCGCGGAATCATTCTGTACACCGCCGACGGCTACATGTCCGCCCAGCTCATGCGCGCGGACCGGCCGCCGATCGCCCGCGGCGACCTGCAACTCGCCACCGGCGACGAATTGGCCGCGGCGGCCAGGGGATACCTGGCCTACGCGGGCCCGTACAGCGTTCTCGACGACGGCGTGATCGCGCACCACGTCGACGTCAGCCTGCTACCCAACTGGATCGGTGGAACGCAGTACCGCGCAGCGCAGGTCGGCGACGACCGCCTGCAGCTCGGGCCCGCCGAGCCCGTGCTCATCAAGGGCAAGCTCCGCAACGGACGCCTGATCTGGCAGCGCGCGAAATCAGCGCGATCTCAGGAGAACTGA
- a CDS encoding SDR family NAD(P)-dependent oxidoreductase yields the protein MGLLDNKTAVITGANSGIGLATAQRFLDEGAERVFITGRRQAELDSAATTLGPRATAVRGDVGIPEDLDRLYAEVAAAGNGLDIVMANAGSTRVARLGEITDDDLDSLLTTNVKGVVYTVQKALPLLNDGASVILTGSTTADRGRAGLSIYAATKAAVRSLARAWANELADRNIRVNVIVAGSTATPGSNALAAQTDPDASIEEFRAERIATIPLGRFADPAEIANAAVFLASDLSSFSTGSTVTADGGFNQV from the coding sequence ATGGGACTGCTGGACAACAAGACCGCCGTCATCACCGGGGCCAACTCCGGAATCGGACTGGCCACCGCGCAACGGTTCCTTGACGAGGGCGCCGAAAGGGTCTTCATCACGGGCCGGCGCCAGGCCGAACTCGACAGTGCGGCAACCACATTGGGTCCGCGTGCCACCGCGGTGCGCGGTGACGTCGGAATACCGGAGGACCTGGACCGGCTCTACGCCGAGGTCGCGGCGGCCGGCAACGGTCTCGACATCGTGATGGCGAACGCCGGTTCGACGAGGGTGGCGCGGCTGGGCGAGATCACCGACGACGATCTCGACTCCCTGCTGACCACCAACGTCAAGGGCGTCGTCTATACCGTGCAGAAGGCGCTGCCGCTGCTCAACGACGGCGCCTCGGTCATCCTGACCGGCTCCACCACCGCCGACCGGGGACGCGCCGGGCTCAGCATCTACGCCGCCACCAAGGCGGCCGTCCGGTCGCTGGCGCGAGCGTGGGCCAACGAACTCGCCGACCGCAACATCCGGGTCAACGTGATCGTGGCGGGATCGACGGCCACACCGGGAAGCAACGCGTTGGCCGCGCAGACCGATCCCGACGCGTCGATCGAAGAGTTCCGCGCCGAACGCATCGCTACGATCCCGCTGGGCCGATTCGCCGATCCGGCCGAGATCGCCAATGCCGCAGTGTTTTTGGCCAGCGATCTGTCCAGCTTCAGCACCGGATCCACGGTCACCGCCGACGGCGGATTCAACCAGGTCTGA
- a CDS encoding SpoIIE family protein phosphatase, with protein MTDDERFTRPSAPVDQPSDDLVPVGTPIDLDNCAREPIHIPGSIQPRGVLAVVREPAFEVRQVSANVADLLGRPVDAVLGRHLSELIGSEQAARIEQAAVTFGSLRQNNPLECTIEVGGEPRAFDAILHREPGGVVLVELEIAYGKRPFSFPNTYQAVRGAVEELNRASTLTELYATAARAVRDLTGFDRVMVYRYDEEYNGEVVAESKRDDLNSFLGLHYPSTDIPAQARALYEKNWIRLISDVDYTPAPLVPSVDPATDTPLDLTYATLRSVSPIHIEYLQNMGVHASMSISLLRQGRLWGLIACHHYAGPHLPPFGTRAAAEFLGSTLSLRLVDRFEDEQLHKRLAAQAILAKLTAATLDDGEPLSQALLGAPDLLDLVPADGVVVDIGGDRRTRGAVPPPDIVSAVAAWARDVDDDIASSECLSRALPELGLDPQVAAGALALNLPDGQHAIWFRREVLRSVDWGGDPYNKAIAVSEDDQLRLSPRKSFDRWREIVHQRGEPWSLSETESAASLRRYLVESLYRRTRGALRVAEALQRSLLPESIPVLESWELSAHYEPASGDNVGGDWYDAFELRDGRLIVLIGDVAGHGIAAAGTMAALRNALRAQLFAGAAPAEALAQLNDFCLHMLRGAFATVIAARVDLDSGRVEAASAGHLMPYLTNSSAPAVPAPIKLSPPIGIKGVTYAPSTFTVERGHGVVLFSDGLVERRGESIDDGLDLLAENLGRAGDATATGIWTAMASGHTDDDVTIITLRRP; from the coding sequence GTGACCGACGACGAGCGGTTCACCCGGCCCTCGGCACCCGTGGATCAGCCGAGCGACGATCTCGTGCCGGTCGGCACCCCGATCGACCTGGACAACTGCGCGCGTGAGCCCATCCACATCCCCGGCAGCATCCAGCCGCGTGGTGTGCTCGCGGTGGTGCGTGAGCCCGCGTTCGAGGTGCGTCAGGTCAGCGCCAACGTCGCCGACCTGCTCGGACGTCCCGTCGACGCGGTCTTGGGCCGGCATCTGTCGGAGTTGATCGGTTCCGAGCAAGCCGCCCGCATCGAGCAGGCCGCGGTAACCTTCGGCAGCCTCCGTCAGAACAACCCGCTCGAGTGCACCATCGAGGTCGGCGGCGAGCCGCGCGCCTTCGACGCCATCCTGCACCGCGAGCCCGGGGGCGTGGTGCTGGTGGAGCTCGAGATCGCCTACGGCAAGCGGCCGTTCTCCTTCCCTAACACGTATCAGGCGGTCCGCGGCGCGGTCGAGGAGTTGAACCGGGCGTCCACGCTGACCGAGCTGTACGCCACCGCCGCGCGCGCCGTCCGCGATCTGACCGGCTTCGACCGCGTCATGGTGTACCGCTACGACGAGGAATACAACGGCGAGGTTGTCGCAGAGTCCAAGCGCGACGACCTCAACTCCTTCCTCGGCCTGCATTACCCGTCGACCGACATCCCGGCGCAGGCGCGCGCGCTGTACGAGAAGAACTGGATTCGGCTGATCTCCGACGTCGACTACACGCCGGCACCGCTGGTGCCCAGCGTCGACCCCGCGACCGATACCCCGCTGGATCTGACGTATGCCACGTTGCGCAGCGTGTCGCCCATCCATATTGAATATCTGCAGAACATGGGCGTGCACGCCTCGATGTCGATCTCGCTGCTGCGGCAGGGACGGCTGTGGGGGCTGATCGCCTGCCACCATTACGCCGGTCCGCACCTGCCGCCGTTCGGCACCCGGGCCGCCGCCGAGTTCCTCGGCTCCACCCTGTCGCTGCGACTCGTCGACCGGTTCGAGGACGAGCAACTGCACAAGCGGTTGGCCGCGCAAGCCATCCTGGCCAAGCTCACGGCCGCCACGCTGGACGATGGCGAACCGCTGTCGCAGGCGCTGCTCGGCGCGCCCGACCTGCTCGACCTGGTGCCCGCCGACGGAGTGGTCGTCGATATCGGGGGCGATCGACGGACGCGTGGCGCGGTTCCACCGCCGGACATCGTCTCGGCCGTCGCCGCCTGGGCGCGCGACGTGGACGACGACATCGCCAGCAGCGAATGCCTGTCCCGCGCGCTGCCCGAGCTCGGCCTCGATCCCCAGGTGGCCGCCGGGGCGCTGGCGCTCAACCTGCCTGACGGCCAACACGCCATCTGGTTCCGGCGAGAGGTGCTGCGCTCGGTCGACTGGGGCGGCGACCCGTACAACAAGGCGATCGCAGTCAGCGAGGACGACCAGCTTCGGCTCAGCCCGCGCAAATCGTTCGACCGGTGGCGCGAGATCGTCCACCAACGCGGCGAGCCGTGGTCGCTGAGCGAGACCGAATCCGCCGCCTCGTTGCGGCGTTACCTGGTCGAGTCGCTGTACCGCCGCACGCGCGGGGCGCTGCGCGTGGCAGAGGCGCTGCAGCGCAGCCTGCTGCCCGAGTCGATTCCGGTGCTCGAAAGCTGGGAACTGTCGGCGCATTACGAGCCGGCGTCGGGGGACAACGTCGGTGGCGACTGGTACGACGCGTTCGAGCTGCGCGACGGCCGGCTGATCGTGCTGATCGGCGACGTCGCCGGGCACGGCATCGCCGCGGCCGGCACCATGGCCGCGCTCCGCAACGCCCTGCGCGCCCAATTGTTCGCCGGCGCCGCACCGGCCGAGGCGCTGGCGCAGCTCAACGACTTCTGCCTGCACATGCTGCGCGGCGCGTTCGCCACCGTCATCGCGGCGCGGGTCGATCTCGACTCGGGGCGGGTGGAGGCGGCCTCTGCCGGCCACTTGATGCCCTACCTGACGAACTCCTCGGCGCCGGCGGTGCCGGCACCGATCAAGCTCTCGCCACCCATCGGCATCAAAGGCGTGACGTACGCACCCAGTACCTTCACCGTCGAGCGCGGGCACGGCGTGGTCCTGTTCTCCGACGGCCTCGTGGAACGCCGCGGTGAATCGATCGACGACGGTCTGGACCTGCTGGCCGAAAACCTCGGCCGGGCCGGCGATGCCACGGCGACCGGAATCTGGACGGCGATGGCATCGGGCCACACCGACGACGACGTCACCATCATCACGCTGCGCCGTCCCTGA
- a CDS encoding limonene-1,2-epoxide hydrolase family protein, with the protein MNGAAVTFHVTALFEVRDDAITHWREYWDTTHVAQQLGIDPALMFAPLGD; encoded by the coding sequence ATGAACGGCGCCGCGGTCACGTTCCACGTCACGGCGCTCTTCGAGGTGCGCGACGACGCGATCACGCACTGGCGTGAGTATTGGGACACCACTCACGTCGCCCAACAGCTCGGGATCGATCCCGCGCTCATGTTCGCGCCGTTGGGCGATTGA
- a CDS encoding FKBP-type peptidyl-prolyl cis-trans isomerase, which produces MYSSVALAASVAATVMAVGGAGTAAAAGSCPTAAPQNGGTPDWTLSGTTGSVAVTGSTDTTAPVVNVTAPFSVSQTQVHTLHAGDGPVVSNTARVSVCYMGVNGRDGSVFDSSYQRGAPVDFPLTGVVPGFQKAIAGQKVGSTVAVAMVPADGYPQGQPSAGIQPGDSLVFAIKILNATG; this is translated from the coding sequence ATGTACTCCTCGGTCGCGCTCGCGGCTTCTGTCGCGGCGACCGTCATGGCGGTCGGCGGTGCCGGCACGGCCGCCGCGGCCGGTTCATGCCCCACCGCCGCGCCGCAGAACGGCGGGACGCCCGACTGGACGCTGAGCGGCACCACCGGCAGCGTCGCGGTCACCGGTTCCACGGATACGACCGCTCCGGTGGTGAACGTGACCGCACCGTTCAGCGTGAGCCAGACCCAGGTGCACACGCTGCATGCCGGCGATGGTCCGGTGGTGTCCAACACCGCCAGGGTCTCGGTCTGCTACATGGGCGTCAACGGGCGTGACGGGTCAGTGTTCGACAGCAGCTACCAGCGGGGCGCCCCGGTCGATTTCCCGCTGACCGGTGTCGTGCCCGGCTTCCAGAAGGCCATCGCAGGGCAGAAGGTCGGGTCGACGGTCGCCGTCGCGATGGTCCCCGCCGACGGCTACCCCCAGGGCCAGCCCAGCGCCGGGATCCAGCCCGGCGACTCGCTGGTGTTCGCGATCAAGATCCTCAACGCCACGGGTTAG
- a CDS encoding MarR family winged helix-turn-helix transcriptional regulator produces MTKGQSRPDLAAMLGPLVRELVAAELPILERHGLSMWGYTVLTELDNSPVRTQAALAAAIGADKTRIIAVLDDLQQLGLIDRRPDPDDRRVRLLELSERGRTVKRQAQQAIQRGEERWLCQLTPSDRKSLLRILQQITPRPTDD; encoded by the coding sequence ATGACCAAAGGGCAGTCCCGGCCTGATCTTGCGGCGATGCTCGGACCGTTGGTGCGCGAGCTCGTGGCTGCCGAGTTGCCGATTCTTGAGCGCCACGGGCTATCGATGTGGGGTTACACCGTGCTGACCGAACTGGACAACTCACCTGTGCGCACACAAGCCGCCCTGGCCGCGGCTATCGGCGCGGACAAGACCCGCATCATCGCCGTCCTCGACGATCTGCAGCAGCTCGGGTTAATTGACCGCCGCCCCGATCCTGACGACCGTCGGGTCCGGCTGCTTGAGCTCTCCGAGCGCGGAAGGACAGTCAAAAGACAGGCGCAGCAAGCGATTCAGCGTGGCGAAGAGCGTTGGCTATGCCAGCTGACTCCGTCGGACCGCAAGTCGCTGTTGCGCATCCTTCAACAAATCACGCCTCGCCCAACTGATGATTGA
- a CDS encoding TIGR03086 family metal-binding protein, giving the protein MATIDIVQRVSTSDLERPTPCSDWTLLGLLAHMTAQHRGFAAAAHGAGADPAVWETSAVIDAVAADPAGSYAAAACELLTAIAKDETLAVSFELPDFGKGAGFPFEQAIGFHFVDYVVHGWDVARAVHVPFKLSDNVIDAALVLGLQVPGGNYRTGASAPFGPALDQVPDGTGFDRLLRHLGRSPAWSSPDKRPA; this is encoded by the coding sequence ATGGCCACCATCGACATTGTTCAGAGGGTCAGCACCAGCGACCTCGAGCGCCCAACCCCATGCAGCGACTGGACTCTGCTTGGACTGCTGGCACATATGACCGCGCAGCATCGAGGGTTCGCCGCGGCCGCTCACGGCGCCGGCGCCGATCCCGCGGTGTGGGAGACGTCTGCGGTGATCGACGCGGTAGCGGCCGACCCCGCAGGCAGTTATGCGGCCGCCGCTTGCGAGTTGCTCACGGCAATCGCCAAGGACGAGACGCTTGCCGTGTCCTTCGAACTACCCGACTTCGGCAAGGGTGCTGGGTTTCCCTTCGAGCAGGCGATCGGGTTTCACTTCGTCGACTACGTCGTGCACGGTTGGGATGTGGCCCGCGCAGTTCACGTCCCATTCAAATTGTCCGACAACGTGATCGACGCGGCGCTGGTGCTCGGATTGCAAGTTCCGGGCGGAAACTACCGCACCGGCGCTTCCGCCCCATTTGGGCCGGCGCTCGACCAAGTGCCGGACGGCACTGGCTTCGACCGCCTATTGCGTCATCTCGGTCGCTCGCCGGCATGGAGTTCACCCGACAAACGACCGGCGTGA
- a CDS encoding DUF732 domain-containing protein, giving the protein MSSPRKRVIIAVPVLVAAALLSSAGIAAATPQDDAYLAQLHAVGLTWPPKTDEALIAEAHDVCYDLTWGWTPQQIADDLHARLDTKGVTLLDVGSLVNAAHSIYCPGNVCDAPSLCT; this is encoded by the coding sequence ATCATCGCTGTCCCCGTCCTGGTTGCCGCTGCTTTGTTGAGCAGCGCGGGCATCGCGGCCGCGACCCCCCAGGACGACGCGTACCTCGCGCAATTGCACGCCGTCGGCCTCACCTGGCCGCCGAAGACGGACGAGGCGCTGATCGCCGAGGCGCACGATGTGTGTTACGACCTGACGTGGGGTTGGACGCCGCAGCAGATCGCCGACGACCTACACGCCCGCCTGGACACCAAGGGCGTCACGTTGCTCGACGTCGGAAGCCTGGTCAACGCCGCGCATTCGATCTATTGCCCCGGCAACGTGTGTGACGCCCCCAGTCTTTGCACCTGA